Within the Oculatellaceae cyanobacterium genome, the region TTTATGATCTTTTGGGTAGCACACTAGGATCATACGGCTTGGGAGTACTTTTGGCTGCTCGTTTTGGCATGGGAAGGCAAAGTTACTGGTACTTAGCGCAGACTTTAATCAAAAATCCAGCACTGTGGAGTTTTGGTTTAGGGCTTGCTGTTCATCAAGTTCCACTGCCAAAACTAGCTGAACAAAGTTTGCAACTCTCGGCTTGGGGTTCTGTAGCACTGGCATTAGTACTAATTGGGATGCGACTGGGGCAGCTTTCTTCTTGGGGCAGTTGGCGAAGGGCATCAATTAGCTTAGGAATTAAAATGTTGATAGTTCCCCTTACTTTAGGCATTGGGCTATCTGTTTTAGGGCTAAAAGGAGCGCCAATGAGAGCGATCGCACTGCAAATGGCGATGCCTCCAGCCTTTGCTACGCTTGTACTGGCAGAAACTTATAACTTGGATCGTGACTTAGCGGTTACTGCGATCGCACTAGGTTCAACCGCGTTACTATTTACCTTACCAATTTGGTTACTACTATTTGGAACCTAAAGCAATTTTATTAACCCCAGGCTTACGCAAGAAATAAATCATCATAATTGCTAAAAGCTAATAAATCACTCTGCTTTCAAATAGTGCTGATTCCACCGTTAAAAATGCGTAAGTCTTGAAACTGTTGCCAATTCAGACGGATTGACTTGTTCATAGCGTTCAAATGGTTGATGAATCCAAGGATTATCTCGTAAATAATCCACATAGTAATCTGGCTTGATTACAGAACAAGCTTTATACCACAAAACAGCAGTGCGAACCTGCTCAACATCAGCAGAGTAACGATCTTGAAGCCACTTAATAGTCTCTTGGAGAGTAATACCAGAATCAACTAAGTCATCAACTAACAGAACATTGCTACCTAATTTATCTGTAGTCATGGTTAAGCTATGGGAAACTTTTAAATTACCCCGCTCTTGACCACCACTGCCACCGTAAGATGCTGTAGCTAAAATAGCTAAGGGCTGTTTGTAAATCCGAGATAAGATATCTCCAACTCGTAATCCGCCTCTAGCAAGGCAAACAATTTGGTCAAACTGCCACTGGGACTGATAGATTTGAGCAGCTAACTGTTCAATTTTTTGGTGGTATTCTGACCAAGACACATACAGATGTGGCATAAAATCTATGATTCTAGGGTTTGACGTTAGATACTAAATAGGAAGTTATTATTCTAATCTGCTGTAAAAATTAATGAATAATTCTGCTTCTGAGCATGATTTTGTCACCCCTGAATCCGAAAAGCTGAGTGTGTCTACCAAGCTAGCTTATGGTGCAGGAGATTTGGGTTCGGCTATCACTGCTAATATCTTGGTATTTTATTTATCATTCTTCCTGACTGATGTTGCAGGAATGAGTGCGGCGTTGGCAGGTAGCGTGCGGATGGTAAGCGGGATTTGGGATGCAATTAACGATCCAATTGTAGGAGTATTGAGCGATCGCACTCGTTCTCGTTGGGGTCGTCGCTATCCTTGGATGATCTTTGGTGCAGTTCCCTTGGGAATTTTCTTCCTTTTACACTGGATAGTTCCCCCATTCTTAACTAACAGTAGCACTGGCAATAATCAATGGGGATTGTTTTGGTACTACATTATCATTGGTATTTTTTTCAACACGGCTTTTACTGCTGTTAACCTACCCTACACAGCCTTAACACCAGAACTAACCAAAGACTATAACGAACGTACTAGCCTTAATAGTTTCCGGTTTGCATTTTCAATTGGCGGCAGTATTTTATCTTTAATTTTGGCTCAAGTTATCTTTTCTACTATTAAAGATAAAAGTCAGCAATATTTAGTACTAGGAGGTATATGTGCGTTACTGTGTATAGTGCCTTCCTACATTTGTATTTGGGGTACACGTAAACGTATAGCTAGTGTCAAACTGCAAAATCCCGAAGAAGATAGTTCGGCCTCACTACCTTATTTAGAACAGCTACGGATTGCTTTTAGCAATCGAGCTTTTTTATTTGTGATTGGAATATATCTATGTTCCTGGTTAGCAGTCCAAACCACAGCTACAATCATTCCTTACTTTGTAGTTAACTGGATGGGTTTAAAACCCCAAATTTCGGCACAAGTAGCGCTGGGGGTTCAAGGAACCGCGCTATTAATGCTATTTCCCTGGACTGCTCTTAGTAAGCGATTAGGCAAAAAAGCCGTTTATTTTATGGGTATGAGTCTGTGGCTAATTGCTCAGGTAGGATTATTTTTCTTGCAACCAAATCAAGTTGGCTTGATGTATGTATTAGCTGTACTAGCAGGATTTGGCGTTTCTACTGCCTATCTAATTCCCTGGTCAATGATACCAGATGTAATTGAATTGGATGAACTCAACACTGGTCAGCGTCGGGAAGGCATTTTTTATGGATTTATGGTATTACTGCAAAAAATCGGTTTAGCAATAGGGCTGTTTTTAGTCGGATTAGCTTTAGAAGCGGCTAAATTTATTCCAGGTCAGCAAGTACAACCGGAGTCAGCGCTATTTGCGATCCGGCTTGCAATTGGGCCTTTTCCAACAGTGGCGTTAATTGGTGGACTCATTCTGGCATACTTTTATCCTCTTACCCGCGAAGTACACGCAGAAATTATGCTCAAACTGCACGAGAGGCGATCGCAATCTTGATATAGCAGTCAGCATTCTGCTATTAGCAGTCAGCTTTTTTAAGCAAAAACGCTGAAAGTTTAACATTCAATACTTTCAGCGTTTTTATTAGTTAAACATCCCCAGAAGCGAAAAATACGCTTAGTTGTATAGCAACGGACAGGGTGCTTAGGGCAATGATTAAATCTTGATTAACATCTGCGTCATCTGCGTTCATCTGCTCACATCTGCGATAAAAAAAATTGTAATTGAGAGCAAGTGATTTAATGGCTTAACCGCCTTGGCTACAGCTATAGCTTGATTTTGGAGATTTAAAAAACCTCATCAGCTTGCATCAGGAAGCACCTCTGGATGATCATCCAAAGAAAGTAAGAATTGAATCAAATCTGTCTGATCCTCAGTAGTAAAGCCACTTTCTCTATCAACCCAGTAACTATGTCCGCTACCATCCACATTTGATGTTTGCAAATCTGAATTAGTGCGGTTAGCTGCAACAGTTGCTTCTCGCAAATTTCGGTCAACCAATACCCGTAAACTATTAGCAGGATCGGGCTTGATATTTTGCATTAATGTACCAGCCATACCTAGTTGATCGGAATTAGCAACAATAAACTTCCCAGAATTATCATTTTGTTGAATTGCTTCTTTTCCAGCACTTACCCCACCATCATGTAAATATGGTGCGGTTAAATAAAGCCCTATTAAACTTGGTACTTTATAACCACCTGCGGGATTATTAATCCCAAAAGCAAGTTCTTGTGCAGATTTTGGCGTAATATCCGTTGGTACTGATAATATTGGCGGCTCGGCTGGTAGTGGTACAGATTCACTGTTAGGATAAGTTTTTGGTTCAATGAATGTACGCGCAAAAGCTGCTAATGTAGGCGCTCTAGATGGTTGTGTACCAACTTCGTTTTGTGCAATTACATTATTGTTGGTAAAGTAACGCCCGCTATGGCATTCAACACAACCAGCACGATTGAAAACTGCTGCGCCTCTTTCTAGAGTAGCTATATCAGCACTTTGATGAGGTGGGGGCGCTAATGTATTTTGCCAAGCTGACATCGCATTGAGTTGTTCACCTACTGGAAATTTTGGTGAATTTGCCATTAATCCATCTAGTATAAACGGCGAACCTTTGGGATAACCAGGCATCCGAATTACTTGATTTATGGCTGGTTCACCAGGCGTAGGATCTATCTTGTTGAAAAATTCTGATGGTTTAGCGCCTTTTGGTAATCGAAAAGCTGGATTAGCAGCATTTTGTAACAGCACACCTAAATAGGTTTCTTTATCAATACCTAGTACTTCCTGACTACCATCAGCGCCGTTAGTTGCGTCTGAGTTAGTTGCATGGACATTGCTATTTAGGGTTGTCAGTCCATGAAACCAACCAATCGCTGAATGTCCACTCCAACCGTAAGGCCAAGCAGCAAAAGTATATGAGGATGGAATCTGGGAAGGATTATTAACAAGCGTGCCAGTAGAGTCAAAGCTACCAGGCGGCCAAGTTAGCAATTTGGCATCAACTGCATCTTCGACAGCTTGAGAATCTGGTAAGCGAGACTCTTGCCCGTTGGCATCAATATAAGTATGTTCTCCTGATGGGAATTTGATCGGATTCACATCTGTCTGACGAAACATTGCTGCGGAATTAGTCGCAAATGCTAATACCAAACCAGGATTAACATCGTTGTTGGGTGCGCCTTCTAATACTCGTCCACTATTTTGATCTATAGTTGCATGGCACAAGGCGCAGGTAATCCCGACGCGCAATTTACCTTGGCTATAACTAGGACGCATACCAAGTGGGAGTAGGGAATGTGCGGGAACGTCTAAACCTGTATTGAGTAATGTACCTGCTTTAAAAGTGCGTCCACCGATAGTGACATCCTCATCTAGAGGGATTTGGAGATTGGTTGTATGCTTACCGCCTAAGCGTGCGATCGCTTTTGTCATCGAAAAAGGGTTAATCGGGCCATCTAATGCACCAACTACATCAGTTTGGAAAACTTCGTTGCCAAATGTTTCGGAATAAAAAGCTTTACGACCAAGTTTGATTAAATCTTCTGTAACAGCAACAGCACCATTTTCTGGCGATAGTTGTTTACGTCCTTCTTCTGTTTGTAGTAGACGTGTTGCTTCTTCTTGATTAACTGCGTAGCCTAAAACATCATAGGAGCCAATTTCTTGAGGTGCTACTTGAGTAAGGGGCGTAAAAGTGTTGTAAACGCTTGGTGTTGCTGGTAAAGCAATTTCCATGCGGTAAGCTAAAAAGCCAATCAAAAAAATAAAGGATAATAGGATAAAAATGGTGCGCGATTTCATCAGTAATTAGAGAGAATTACAATGTAAAAATTGCTTATTGCTTTGATGCAAACTGGTTATTCTGCTGGGCAGCTTGATCAGTCAAACTGGTCAATACAGACGGTGTTAACTCCGATGTACTATCTATACCTTTGGCGGCTTCAGTACCAATACCACCTGGTTCCGGTAAAAATTTATTGACAATTCCCAGCAGATTTGATGTTAGTCCTGGGAATAAGTCGTGAAACTTGGTAGCTAGTTGTGCGGTAAGTGAAATTACAACTTCTGCTTTTCCTTGCTGGCAAGCTTTGATAATTTGACGTGCGGCGCGTTCAGCACTTATAGAAATAATCGGCAAAGAATCACTGAGACTAAACCAGGTAAATTCAGCACGATGTTGACCTTTCATTAGTGCGTTGTAGGGGCTACCTGTACGCATCAATCCTGGGCAGATAGTGGTGACAATAATATTGTCTTTTGCTACTTCTGCACGTAATCCTTCAGAGAATCCAGTTAAGGCAAATTTACTAGCACTATAAGGCAACAGATGTGGAACGCTGATTTTACCGCCAATGGAAGAAATGTTAACAATCCGACCCTCACGCCGTTGACGCATTTCTGGTAGTACTGCCAATGTCGTGTAAAGAGATGCCCAAAAATGGACTTTCATGGCTGTATCGTAGTCATCCAGCGTCATGACATCTATTGGGCCAACTGCAATAATTCCTGCATTATTAATGAGTACGTCGATCTGGCTAAAGCGATCGCGCACCCCTTGCACCATCTGTTCTACTTGTTCCTTATCTGTGACATCACAGGGTAGAGCCAGAACATCTGCACCTTGTTCAACTAAATCAATCCGCGCACGTTCTAATTCTGCTGCGTCACGCGCACAAATTGCTAACTTTGCGCCTTGACGTGCTAACTGTCGCGCCATGACTAATCCTAGCCCACGCGATCCACCTGTAATTAGGACTGTTTTATTATTGAAATTGTATTGGCTACGCGATCGCATTAATAAAAAGATAGCCAAGAAACCACCCAAAACTAACACACCAGCTATGAGTGCATGATTATCTAGTTCACTCATTAATCAAATTCTCCAAACAAACTGCTAAAGCAGAGGCAATATTTTTTTCAAACCTATCCAGCCTGTTTAAAGAGTGCGTCTGCCTAGAGGAACTAATTAATAGCTAAGTCAACATTTAGCTATTAGCTATCCGCTTGTCCTAAAAAAAAGGCGTTAACTTTGGGGAATTTTGCTAAGAAATTCATCTATGGCTGTGACGAAGAGATCCGGCTGTTCCAAATGAGGGATATGACCACAATCGGGGATGATCTTGAGATCTCCTTGCTGTAAATGCTTAACAGCCGCTTCAGCCTGACTTTTTGGAAAGATTAAATCATCTTCACCCCAGATCAGCAATGTTGGCATTTGTAACTGTGAAAGTTGATCGACCATCACAGTACGCTGTGCGATCGGATTGAGTTGGGCGCGCAGTGTAGACAATGTAGCTTGCAAAAAGCCAAAAGTTTGTGACAGACGTTCTTGTTCGGCATACCACTCGACGGGAATTTGATCAGGATGGGCAAACTGCAAAGCTGCTCGCGATCGCGATCGCATAGTTGCACCAACGGGTGTTTGGCATCCAGCAACCCCAAGTTCGCCAAGGACAGGCAAGGTCAACGAAGACAGCAGCGGATTAACTGCTTCACCCAGTCCACTGCTATCAATCAGCACCAAGCCAGCAGTTTGTGCTTGACGGGAGAGGGCAACTTTTAAGGCAATCAAACCACCCAGCGAATTCCCTGCTACTACAGCACGGTCAATGCCGATCGCATTGATAAAATCAAGTGCAAACTGCGTGAGAAATTCGACGGAATAATCCCGAATTGGTTTTGCACTTTCACCGTTACCAGGAAAATCGGGTGCATAGACGCGATACTTTTCACCTAACTTCGGTAAAACCCACGACCAGTCTAAAGCACTCTCACCCGTTCCGTGAAATAAAACAAGCGGTAAACCTTCACTTCCAGTTTGAAAGTAACGAAGGGAAAGCCCGTTTAAATTGATGCGCTGTTCTTGAACTATCATTTTTAATTTATTTTAATTAGATTGTTGTTAGCATTCTTCAAGTATGATGAGCGCCATTCACCCGCAACACCTCACCCGTGATATAACTACTGGCGATCGGTGAAAGCAAGAAAGCTACTGTCCAGGCAATTTCTTCTGGTTTACCAAAGCGACGCAATGGAATTTCAGACACAATCCGGTCTTTGACCTTATCAGGAATTGCCTGCACCATCTCTGTTTCAATGAATCCTGGTGAAACAGCATTGACTCGAACCCCATATCTGGCAGCTTCTCTGGCTAGGGATTTGGTGAAGCCAATTAAAGCCGATTTAGAGGCTGAATAATTTGTCTGACCGAGATTTCCCCGTTCACCAGAGATAGATGTGATCGAAACAAGGGAGCCTTCACCCTGTTCATACAGCTTAGGAATTACAGGCAAGAAAGTGTGATAAACCCCTTTTAAATTGGTATCAATTACCGCATCCCAATCTTCGCTAGTTAGCTTATGAAAGAAGTTATCGCGGGTAATTCCTGAATTGGCAACAACTCCGTAAACACTTCCGAATTTTTGCTCAACCAGTTCTACGGCTGTCTCCATTGCGTCTTTGTCTGTGACATCTGCTTGAATTGCTAATGCTGTGCTTTCGGAATTAGGTTCACTGCGATAGGTGTAAGCAACTTTAGCTCCCAATTGTTGCAATAAGTGAACGATCGCCGCTCCGATGCCTCGATTTCCGCCTGTAACAAGAACTACTTTGTCTTCTAGTCCTAAAAATTTCATTCAGCTTATATCCTTCCTTACTTTTTTAAAGCCGCTCTACAGCGATCGCTGTTCCACCGCCTGTGCCATGACAAACCGCCGCTAAACCCATCTTTCCGTTTTGCTGTTGCAGTGCGTTCAACAAGGTGACGATGATGCGTGCGCCTGATGCGCCAATGGGATGCCCTAGTGCGATCGCACCTCCGTACACATTTAATTTTTCGTAAGGAATGCCCAACTTGCGATGAAACAAAACGCTACTCAGGGCAAACGCTTCGTTATTCTCGAACAAGTCAAAATCGTAAATCCTCAGCTTGAGTTTATCTAACAGTTTATTAACTGCCAGAATCGGAACTTCTGGAAACCGCCACGATTCTCCCCCGATCCATGCTCCACTGATGAACCGCGCTATCGGCTTAAGTCCATACCGTTCCACTGCCGATTTACTTGCCAAAACCAGAGCAGCCGCTCCATCAGAAATTTGACTGCTGTTGCCTGCGGTAAATATGCCATCCTCTTGAAAGGCAGGTTTGAGTTTAGCGAGACTTTCTAAGGTGGTTTCATCTCGAATGCCTTCATCTCGATCAATTATTTGTGTTCCTTTCTTACCAGTAACTTCAACTGGAATGATTTCCGACTGAAACCAGCCTTGATCAGTGGCGATCGCAGCGCGTTGTTGTGATTTCAGGGCAACTTCATCCAGTTCAGCCCGTGTCACCTGATAAGCTGCTGCCAATCGCTCTGCCTGAGTCCCCATCGTTTCCGCAGTTGTGGCATCGGTAAGTCCGTCATAGAGCAAAAGATCCGTGACTTGTTCCGGTGATCCCAGCAACGTTTTGTACCCCCAACGGGCGCGGTGTGACAAAAAGAAACCCGTCTGGGACATGGATTCCATGCCGCCAGCTAAAACAATCTCCGCCTCTCCAGCACGAATGGCAGTCGCGGCATTAATCACGCTCATCATGCCTGATGAACAAACCATATCAACAGCATACCCATCCACAGTTTCTGGAATCCCAGCCTTAAAAGCTGCTTGGCGAGGCAAAGACTGCCCGTGTCCCGCTCTTAGTACGTTGCCCAGGATATATAAATCCAAAGCTTCTTTTGGCACACTTGCTCGCTCTAGGGCTGCTTGCATGGCGATCGCCCCTAAATCTACCGGAGAAAACCCTGCCAACCCTCCTCCAAACCGACCGAGGGGTGTACGCACCGCCGAAACAATATAGGCTTCTTGCATTTACTTTCACCCTACTGTTGAAGAATTTTTTAAAAAACTTTCAGATGCTTGCTCTCAATATTTTCTAGTTAACAAAACCAGCAGTTCCTAAACGCTAGATATCAAAAATAATTGCTGAACATTGATTACTATTGAAAAGGGTTGTAAATTGAAGAATCAACATCATTTTTTTTAGCAGTAGGACAAATATCAATGGATTTCGCTACTAATTTTGAGCAATTTTTGCAGCAGGTCACCGAAGCCCAGAGACAAGTTTTCAAGGGATTTACTTCTGCAATTCCAGGAATGCAAGATTCCCAAACACAAAGTATGCGCGAGAGCTTTGATAATGTTCTTAACTTTCAAGAACAAGTTGTATCTAGTTCTCTAGAATTTCAAACCCTTGTAACCCGTCTCGCCCTCGAATCTCAGAAACAACTTTGGCAAAACTACTTCAATATGCTGCGAAGCAAGGAAGTGAAATAGCCAAATAACGATAAAAAAGCCCCTGGGAAGATTCTCTTGGGGAGCTTTTCAACTATTTAATAGTGTATAAAATATCATTCATTAATTTTTCCTTGCTAATCTCAATTTAGTCAGCAGTCAACAAGTCAATTTTAATATTTTTCATCCTCTCTCATCATCTACCTAATGAATGAAGCCAATATTCAGGCTTTTTGTTTCTATAAACACATTAAAAATATCTGCAAAATCACTTCAGATTAGACTGATGAGCAAAAATCAGTTATTACATCTGTGTGCATCTGTGTTTATCTGTGGATATCTGTGGTTAAGTCCTTAAAATTCGGCTTTTGCAAGAGGTCTAATGTTTTATTGAACTCGTGCTTTTAACCAATTGGCGATCGCAGGTGGTAAATCTAGCTGCACTTTGCTGCTAACATACATCCCAATATGCCCCGTTGCAAACGATCGCACGGTATAATCTTCACTGCCAATGTATTGCTGAAGTGCCATTGAAGATTTAGGTGAAACAAGATGATCGTGTTCAGCATAAATGTTGAGAACAGGGACGCGAATATTCTGTAAATTAACTCGTTGACCGCCTAATTCGATTTCTCCCTGAATCAATTTGTTGTCTTGATAAAAGTCCTTCATAAACTGGCGGTAAGCCTCCCCAGCTTGATCGGGGCTGTCAAAAATCCATTTTTCCATTCGCAGAAAGTTCAACAATTTGTCTTCACAATCAGCAATTTCTGCTAATTTGACATACTTTTCAATGCCTAGTTGAAATGGTTTGAGCATCAAAAACTCAAAATTGAGAAAATCACCTGGAATATTACCCAAAGTATCCACTGCTAAATCTACATCAAACGCTTTTGTCCCTAATGTGCTTCCACTCCAGAGATTTAACAAATTTTCGTGAATGTGAAAGTCAACCGGAGTGATCATTGTAATCAACGTTTTGACTTTCTGGGGATAAATAGCACTGTAGCAAAGGCTAAATGTTCCGCCTTGACAAATGCCTAACAGGTTGATTTGGTCAACGTCCAAGCGATCGCACACCGCATCCACGCAGTTATTGAGATAACCGTTGATGTAATCATCTAAAGTCAAAAAGCGATCCGCTCTACTTGCAGATCCCCAGTCAATTAGATAAACATCAAGACCGAGTTTTAGCAAATTAGCAACTAGCGAGCGATCGTCTTGCAAATCAACAATATAAGGGCGATTTACCAACGCATAAACGATCAGAACAGGAATATTAAGCGAAGGCTCAACCTGGGGCGTGAACCGATACAGAGTGAGCTTATCTTCTTGATAAATCACTTCTTTAGGAGTTACCCCAACCTGAATGTCTTCCTCTCGCCAGTTGCCAAAGATTTCAGAACCCTTAATTAGTTTTTCGATTGAATTCAAGTCATTAAGAAATGAGGATTGCACAATTTATCGCTCTAGCGCAGGTTGAACTTGGTTTTTAGAATATTGAAACAGAAACACAGTATATAGAATGGCAAAAATCAGGTCAATAATTCCTGGGATTAAATAGAGTGGGTGAAGATTTCTAACTATGGTGTGATAAGCCAGAATAGCAAAAACAAAAGATTGGGCGCAAATACCAAACTTAATAATTCCGTGATTTTGATAAATATCGTTGCTCACCCACCAATAAGCAACGCCAATGAAAAATACTAACCCATAAAATAGCTGTGAGTATTCAACATTAACGAGTGATTGAGTATTAAGAAAATTACGCAGCCAGGAATCAGCAAAAAATAATGCTGCACCTTCAGCAGAAGTAATAATTGCTTTTGTCAAAAAGACAGACTTCCAAAAATTTAAGTTGTTCATGGTTATACATTTGACCAGGGGGCAAAACTCACAAATTTGATTTTTTTTTATCGCAGATGTAAGCAGATAGACGCAGATGACGCAGATGTAAGCAAGATTCTATTGACTTATGCAAGAGATCTTTTCTTCGATCCTCGATTGCTGTCAAGCTTTATAAGATTCTGCAAATTCTTTCTTGAAACTTTTCATCTCCTTACGCAACTCATAAATACTGCGGTGAATTTCATCTACTTCACTGCGAGTGGGTAAGTCGTTCCACTTGAGAAACACTTCCAGCAATTGTTGTTGCTGTTTTCTAAAAGTTATAGTTGTATTTAAAAACTTTCCTCGCACCTGAAGCGGATGTTCCGATTGAAACGTTTGGGCAAAAGTGCGATCAAAAAGTTGGCTCCACACTTGTAAAATTTGCTGCCAATGTTGAATCGTTTCTCCGTTTTCAGTCATGGATAATAACACGCGCAGAAATTCCTCAACAGTTTTCAGCCAAACTTCTAAAAGTACAAGCTGGTAGTCAAAACTTGCCTGTTGTAAGTTAAACCATGCCTCTAAACTTTGAAAAAGTTTGTGATTGAATTCGCGCGTATATCCCAGGTTAGGACTTTGCCAAAATTGGTTCATTCAGATGTGCCTCTCATTCCTTGCATTACTGCAAATGCGAATGCCACACTGGTAACGGCTCCCCACTTTAAAGCAGGGTTTTTATCCACCCAGTCTAAAAGACTAGGGATAACCATTGTGCGGAAATCTCCATCTACTCTGGTATCCGTTAACACAGGTTCATACAAATTGTTTGAATCATGCTCAGACTTGGGCTTGTCAGTTTTTTGAAACGGAAAGCCAATTTGCACTAATAGAGCATCAACAAATGAAGGCGAAAGCTTTTGCAAGAAATCCAACACTCTAGCAGAATCACCAACAAAGAAATCACGGGTAGGATTGGTTGCTGTGTAGAGAATTGCATCTACAACCAGCCTGGGATCATAATAAGGTGGTATTCCGGCTGGCTGTACGCCTAACCGCGTCATGGCGTTGTCCCAAAAGGGTGTATTAATCACCGAAGGTTTGATACTGGTGACACTGATCGGAAGTTTTTCATGCAGCAACTCAACCCGCAGGGATTCTAAAAATCCCTCAATACCATGTTTTGCAGCACCGTAAGAACTTTGGAGTGGGAGGGATCTAATCCCCTCAATTGAGGAGATATGAATCAACGCGCCCCGTCCCTGTTGCTTGAGGTAAGGAAGTGCTGCCATTGCACCATAAACTTGCCCTAACAGGTTGACCTCAATCACCCGCTTAAACTCTTCGGGTTTGGTTTCCTCAAACATGGCAAAGACTGCCGTAGCAGGCAAATGAACCCATGTATCAATGCGACCGTACACCTCTACTGCTTTGTCTGCGATCGCCTTGACTTGATCAAATTCCGCAACATCAGCAATTACCGCAGTCACTTCGCCTTGAAAGCCGCGAATTTCATCCACCAACGATGCGATTTTCGCTTCACTACGACCGGAGACAACCACTTTGGCTTGCTTTTTGGCAAATTGCAGCGCGGTCTCTCGCCCGATGCCGCTAGACGCTCCAACAACCACAACGACCTGATCCTGAATTGGCTTCAGTTGCATGAATATTACTCCTGCTTTGCTCTCAGGAGAATAACAATCGCCACTTGCTATAACGTCTGCCTTGTGAAAGATTTATCAAAACAGATTAGTGCCTATACCCTAGCTGGGCATTTCTGCTTTTACTGCTTTCCCGATATACATGATCGAAGTATTATCGCTAATTGTTATGCGGAAATTTTTGTGTTTTTGGTAATAAAGATAAGCCTGTATGTTTTCGGATATAGTGTCTCCTAAAACATTAAACCCTTTGATATCAAAATCAACAAACCCCTGTTTTTTCATAAGTTCTACCAGTTCTTCAGGTTTGATAAATTTTTGCCAATCGTGAATGCCGCAAGGTATTTGCCGTAATATATATTCTAAAAGCCAAATCATAATAACTTTAGATTTAAAATTTTTGTTAATTGTATCGAAAAAGAATACTCCTCCAAATTTTAATACTCGGTAAATTTCCGCAATAACCTTGTTTACATCTGCTACGTGTTCTAGAACATCAACACAAATTACAGCGTCAAAACTATGGTCTTTATAAGGTAAATTTTCTGCAAAACCATAAGTATAATCAATTGAAAGATAATTATTTGCGTGTTCTTGAGCTTTTTCAATACATTTGTGAGATTGGTCAATGCCAGAGACAATTGCCCCCCGCCTTGCCATGAATTCACAAGAAAACCCTCCCCCACAGCCGACATCTAAAACTTTCAGTCCTTCCCACTGGCTGACATAACGATCAAAGAAGCTAAATCGAGGCTGATTCAGATAATTGAGAGCATAAATTTTGGCGTTCTCATCCCACCAGCACTCGGCATTTAAGTCGTAAAATTCTAAATCGTTTTTCATAAAATA harbors:
- a CDS encoding poly(R)-hydroxyalkanoic acid synthase subunit PhaE is translated as MNQFWQSPNLGYTREFNHKLFQSLEAWFNLQQASFDYQLVLLEVWLKTVEEFLRVLLSMTENGETIQHWQQILQVWSQLFDRTFAQTFQSEHPLQVRGKFLNTTITFRKQQQQLLEVFLKWNDLPTRSEVDEIHRSIYELRKEMKSFKKEFAESYKA
- a CDS encoding SDR family oxidoreductase produces the protein MQLKPIQDQVVVVVGASSGIGRETALQFAKKQAKVVVSGRSEAKIASLVDEIRGFQGEVTAVIADVAEFDQVKAIADKAVEVYGRIDTWVHLPATAVFAMFEETKPEEFKRVIEVNLLGQVYGAMAALPYLKQQGRGALIHISSIEGIRSLPLQSSYGAAKHGIEGFLESLRVELLHEKLPISVTSIKPSVINTPFWDNAMTRLGVQPAGIPPYYDPRLVVDAILYTATNPTRDFFVGDSARVLDFLQKLSPSFVDALLVQIGFPFQKTDKPKSEHDSNNLYEPVLTDTRVDGDFRTMVIPSLLDWVDKNPALKWGAVTSVAFAFAVMQGMRGTSE
- the ubiG gene encoding bifunctional 2-polyprenyl-6-hydroxyphenol methylase/3-demethylubiquinol 3-O-methyltransferase UbiG, producing MKNDLEFYDLNAECWWDENAKIYALNYLNQPRFSFFDRYVSQWEGLKVLDVGCGGGFSCEFMARRGAIVSGIDQSHKCIEKAQEHANNYLSIDYTYGFAENLPYKDHSFDAVICVDVLEHVADVNKVIAEIYRVLKFGGVFFFDTINKNFKSKVIMIWLLEYILRQIPCGIHDWQKFIKPEELVELMKKQGFVDFDIKGFNVLGDTISENIQAYLYYQKHKNFRITISDNTSIMYIGKAVKAEMPS
- the phaA gene encoding acetyl-CoA acetyltransferase PhaA produces the protein MQEAYIVSAVRTPLGRFGGGLAGFSPVDLGAIAMQAALERASVPKEALDLYILGNVLRAGHGQSLPRQAAFKAGIPETVDGYAVDMVCSSGMMSVINAATAIRAGEAEIVLAGGMESMSQTGFFLSHRARWGYKTLLGSPEQVTDLLLYDGLTDATTAETMGTQAERLAAAYQVTRAELDEVALKSQQRAAIATDQGWFQSEIIPVEVTGKKGTQIIDRDEGIRDETTLESLAKLKPAFQEDGIFTAGNSSQISDGAAALVLASKSAVERYGLKPIARFISGAWIGGESWRFPEVPILAVNKLLDKLKLRIYDFDLFENNEAFALSSVLFHRKLGIPYEKLNVYGGAIALGHPIGASGARIIVTLLNALQQQNGKMGLAAVCHGTGGGTAIAVERL
- the phaC gene encoding class III poly(R)-hydroxyalkanoic acid synthase subunit PhaC, with protein sequence MQSSFLNDLNSIEKLIKGSEIFGNWREEDIQVGVTPKEVIYQEDKLTLYRFTPQVEPSLNIPVLIVYALVNRPYIVDLQDDRSLVANLLKLGLDVYLIDWGSASRADRFLTLDDYINGYLNNCVDAVCDRLDVDQINLLGICQGGTFSLCYSAIYPQKVKTLITMITPVDFHIHENLLNLWSGSTLGTKAFDVDLAVDTLGNIPGDFLNFEFLMLKPFQLGIEKYVKLAEIADCEDKLLNFLRMEKWIFDSPDQAGEAYRQFMKDFYQDNKLIQGEIELGGQRVNLQNIRVPVLNIYAEHDHLVSPKSSMALQQYIGSEDYTVRSFATGHIGMYVSSKVQLDLPPAIANWLKARVQ